One part of the Mariniflexile litorale genome encodes these proteins:
- the dnaX gene encoding DNA polymerase III subunit gamma/tau has protein sequence MEHFVVSARKYRPQTFKDVVGQQAITNTLLNAIENNHLAQALLFTGPRGVGKTTCARILAKMINSDGSETGNEDFAFNVFELDAASNNSVDDIRSLTDQVRIPPQVGKYKVYIIDEVHMLSQAAFNAFLKTLEEPPKHCIFILATTEKHKIIPTILSRCQIFDFKRITVKDAKDYLKYIAEEQGINAEDDALHIIAQKADGAMRDALSIFDRVVSFSGKNLTRQAVTENLNVLDYETYFESTDLILENKIPDLLLQFNRTLSKGFDGHHFIAGLASHFRDLLVSKTPETIELLEVGDETKKKYLEQSQKASQEFLLQGINLANDCDLKYKSSKNQRLLIELCLMQLASITFDGEKKNSRHFIIPASYFHKKGIKPVPVTLPNKTKSESASVEPKTTETSHKTLNNLNKSQDNQPVKIELKQDSKRASGLSLKSLKLKKEHLIKQMDVVIDEENLPSEPFTEADLIKTWNAFIEILQKDGKHNLASILSIDTPKVKGTVVHLEYPNATNKVELERNQYDLMLYIRKTLSNFDISLSITVNEEMEKQYAYTSLDKFEKLKEKNPNIDLLRKTFDLDV, from the coding sequence ATGGAACACTTTGTAGTATCGGCTAGAAAATACAGGCCCCAAACGTTTAAAGACGTTGTGGGTCAGCAGGCTATTACAAACACCTTATTAAATGCCATTGAGAACAATCATTTAGCACAAGCCCTTTTGTTCACAGGACCTCGTGGTGTTGGTAAAACAACTTGCGCCCGTATTTTAGCTAAAATGATAAATAGTGATGGCTCCGAAACGGGCAATGAAGATTTTGCATTCAATGTTTTCGAACTCGATGCGGCATCAAACAACTCGGTGGATGATATTAGAAGTTTAACCGACCAAGTTCGTATACCGCCTCAAGTGGGGAAATATAAAGTGTATATTATTGATGAGGTACATATGCTATCTCAGGCTGCTTTTAATGCCTTTTTAAAAACATTAGAAGAGCCACCAAAACACTGTATTTTTATTCTTGCTACTACCGAAAAGCATAAAATTATACCAACCATTTTATCACGTTGTCAAATATTTGACTTTAAACGGATTACGGTAAAAGATGCAAAAGACTATTTAAAATACATTGCAGAAGAACAAGGAATCAACGCTGAAGACGATGCGCTACACATCATTGCTCAAAAAGCAGATGGAGCTATGCGTGATGCGCTTTCTATTTTCGACCGTGTGGTTAGTTTTTCGGGTAAAAACTTAACGAGACAAGCGGTTACCGAAAATTTAAATGTTCTAGACTACGAAACTTATTTTGAAAGCACCGACCTTATTTTAGAGAATAAAATTCCTGATTTACTACTTCAATTTAACAGAACCCTTTCAAAAGGTTTTGATGGACATCATTTTATTGCTGGTTTAGCATCTCATTTTAGAGATTTGTTAGTCAGTAAAACACCCGAAACCATAGAATTGCTTGAAGTAGGCGATGAAACAAAAAAGAAATACTTAGAACAATCGCAAAAAGCTTCTCAGGAGTTTTTACTTCAGGGTATTAATCTCGCTAATGATTGCGATCTGAAATACAAAAGCAGTAAAAACCAACGACTGCTCATTGAGTTATGCCTTATGCAACTTGCCTCTATCACTTTCGATGGAGAAAAAAAAAATTCTAGGCACTTCATAATTCCCGCTTCGTACTTTCATAAAAAAGGCATTAAACCTGTACCGGTAACACTTCCAAATAAAACGAAAAGTGAATCTGCTTCGGTTGAACCAAAAACCACTGAAACATCACATAAAACTTTAAATAATTTAAATAAATCTCAGGATAATCAACCTGTAAAAATTGAATTAAAGCAAGATTCAAAAAGAGCTTCGGGCCTATCTTTAAAAAGTTTAAAGCTTAAGAAGGAACATCTTATAAAACAAATGGATGTTGTAATAGATGAAGAAAATCTACCGTCAGAACCATTTACTGAAGCCGATTTAATTAAAACTTGGAATGCCTTTATAGAAATCCTTCAAAAAGATGGGAAGCATAATTTAGCATCTATTCTATCTATTGATACTCCAAAAGTAAAAGGAACTGTTGTTCATTTAGAATATCCTAACGCTACCAACAAAGTAGAATTAGAGCGTAACCAATACGACCTGATGCTGTATATTCGTAAGACTCTAAGTAATTTTGATATTAGCTTATCTATTACTGTGAACGAAGAAATGGAAAAGCAATATGCATACACGTCCCTTGATAAATTTGAGAAACTTAAAGAGAAAAACCCTAATATAGATCTTTTAAGAAAAACGTTTGATTTAGATGTTTAA
- the rsmD gene encoding 16S rRNA (guanine(966)-N(2))-methyltransferase RsmD: MRIISGLYKSRKIVAPKKLPVRPTTDMAKESLFNIINNTFYFNELIVLDLFAGTGNISYEFASRGTEQITCVDQDFGCIKFINKTASEFKMPIQTIKSDVFTFLEKTNFQANIIFADPPYNFTDDAFSKIPELVFKNNLLLEDGLLIVEHSKHTDLSNLINYSYSKSYGGNMFSFFEIQN, from the coding sequence ATGCGCATAATATCAGGATTATATAAAAGTAGAAAAATTGTAGCACCAAAAAAATTACCGGTGCGCCCAACTACCGATATGGCCAAGGAATCGCTGTTTAATATTATAAACAACACGTTTTATTTTAACGAGTTAATCGTATTAGATCTTTTTGCTGGAACAGGTAATATTAGCTACGAATTTGCCTCTAGAGGCACCGAGCAAATCACGTGTGTTGATCAAGATTTTGGCTGTATCAAGTTTATAAATAAAACAGCTTCTGAATTTAAAATGCCTATACAAACTATTAAAAGTGATGTATTTACATTTTTAGAAAAAACGAATTTTCAAGCTAATATCATTTTTGCAGATCCTCCTTACAACTTCACAGACGATGCTTTTTCTAAAATTCCAGAATTAGTATTTAAAAACAATTTGCTACTTGAAGATGGTTTACTTATTGTAGAACATTCAAAACATACCGATTTATCAAACTTAATTAATTATAGCTATTCAAAAAGTTATGGTGGTAATATGTTTAGTTTTTTTGAAATTCAAAATTAA
- a CDS encoding IS1182 family transposase, with translation MLLQQQTIAFSEHSSLYDLIIPKNNLLRKINDLIDFSFIYDELLNKYCTNNGRMAESPVRMFKYLLLKTIYTVSDVDVVERSRYDMSFKYFLDMNPEDDVIDPSSLTKFRKLRLKDTDLLNLLINKTVTIAVEKGIIRSRSIIVDATHTLSRSNPFSVIEALRERSRLLRKTVYAFDDEFKERMPQKNTDNELEKELTYCKELEKRIENEPSISSIPAVKEKLNLLKETVEDAQENLTLSKDTDAKTGHKSADSSFFGYKTHFAMTEERIITAAVVTSGEKGDGPELPKLLGVSQENGVDVDTIIGDAAYSGKENLKIANGQNIKMVARLNPSITQGFRKDEDRFDYNKDADRFVCPAGQLAIRKARQGKKNIGENQVDTYYFDVEKCKSCALKEGCYKEGAKTKTYSVSIKSELHQDQMAFQETEYYKEKAKHRYKIEAKNSELKNAHGYNRAVSYGIDNMQMQGAMAIFTVNLKRILKLT, from the coding sequence ATGTTACTACAGCAACAAACAATAGCGTTCAGCGAGCATTCTTCGTTATACGATTTGATTATTCCAAAGAACAATCTTTTGAGAAAAATTAACGATTTGATAGACTTTTCATTTATCTACGATGAGCTATTGAACAAGTACTGCACCAATAATGGACGCATGGCAGAAAGTCCTGTTCGAATGTTCAAGTATTTGCTGCTTAAAACAATTTACACCGTTTCTGATGTTGATGTGGTGGAGCGTTCGCGTTACGATATGTCCTTTAAATATTTTTTGGACATGAACCCAGAAGACGATGTCATCGACCCCAGTTCGTTGACAAAATTCAGAAAACTACGATTAAAGGACACCGACCTATTAAACCTGTTGATAAACAAAACGGTGACCATAGCTGTCGAAAAAGGCATCATCCGTTCGAGGTCAATTATCGTTGATGCCACACATACCTTATCGAGATCCAATCCATTTTCAGTAATTGAAGCATTGAGAGAGCGCTCAAGGCTACTTCGAAAAACAGTATATGCCTTTGACGACGAGTTCAAGGAACGTATGCCCCAAAAGAATACCGACAATGAGCTGGAAAAGGAGCTGACCTATTGCAAAGAGTTAGAAAAACGCATAGAAAATGAACCGTCCATAAGTTCCATACCTGCTGTGAAAGAAAAATTAAACCTGTTAAAAGAAACCGTAGAGGATGCTCAAGAAAATTTAACGCTATCAAAAGATACTGATGCCAAAACAGGTCATAAATCCGCCGATAGCTCCTTCTTTGGCTACAAGACCCATTTTGCCATGACCGAAGAACGCATCATTACCGCGGCCGTAGTAACATCTGGGGAAAAAGGAGATGGGCCGGAACTGCCCAAGCTTTTAGGGGTCAGCCAAGAAAACGGAGTCGATGTGGATACCATTATTGGAGATGCGGCTTATTCCGGAAAAGAAAACCTTAAGATCGCAAATGGGCAAAACATTAAAATGGTGGCAAGACTAAACCCTTCGATAACACAAGGGTTTAGAAAAGATGAAGATAGATTTGATTATAATAAAGATGCCGATAGGTTTGTTTGCCCAGCAGGGCAACTGGCAATACGAAAAGCGCGTCAGGGCAAAAAAAATATTGGGGAAAACCAAGTAGATACTTATTATTTTGATGTCGAAAAATGCAAATCCTGTGCTTTAAAAGAAGGCTGTTACAAAGAGGGCGCCAAGACAAAAACGTATTCTGTATCCATAAAATCAGAGTTGCACCAGGACCAAATGGCTTTTCAAGAAACAGAATATTACAAAGAAAAGGCAAAACACCGATACAAGATAGAGGCCAAAAACAGTGAGCTGAAAAATGCACATGGTTATAATAGGGCAGTATCGTATGGGATTGACAATATGCAAATGCAAGGAGCAATGGCAATTTTTACGGTAAACTTAAAAAGAATACTGAAATTGACATAG
- a CDS encoding porin family protein, translating to MKKILLTLLLGFSFYGFSQDVKYGVRGGLNISNLDFEDTPVMTNKHRNSMYIGFFGDIRFSKTVSLVPELQFSAEGAKVEVWQLDYIQAPILLKLRLSEKVRFALGPQVGLKINKVDDGARNFAYSGVAGIEYKLSHMLFADIRYTYGLVDVFDDNLPVSAKNSTIQLGVGYKF from the coding sequence ATGAAAAAAATATTATTAACATTACTACTTGGTTTTTCATTTTACGGATTTTCTCAAGATGTAAAGTATGGTGTAAGAGGTGGTTTAAACATTTCAAATTTAGATTTTGAAGATACACCTGTCATGACAAATAAGCATAGAAACAGTATGTATATTGGTTTTTTTGGAGATATTCGTTTCTCCAAAACAGTTTCTTTAGTTCCAGAGTTACAGTTTTCTGCTGAAGGTGCCAAAGTTGAAGTATGGCAATTAGATTATATACAAGCACCTATTTTATTAAAACTTAGATTAAGTGAAAAAGTTCGTTTTGCTCTTGGTCCGCAAGTAGGCTTGAAAATAAATAAGGTGGATGATGGCGCAAGAAATTTTGCTTATTCGGGAGTAGCTGGAATTGAATATAAATTATCACACATGTTATTTGCTGATATTCGATATACTTACGGCTTGGTAGATGTTTTTGATGACAATTTACCGGTTTCTGCTAAAAATTCAACCATTCAATTAGGTGTAGGATATAAATTTTAA
- a CDS encoding tRNA-(ms[2]io[6]A)-hydroxylase, whose product MLGLKLPTDPRWVNIVEKNIEEILTDHAFCEQKATSTAISLIVSFPEYTDLVQEMTALVKEEISHFKMVHDIIIKRGWVLGRDRRDDYVIELLKFFPKGGSRTTQLVHRLLYAALIEARSCERFRLLSEELEDKELATFYRNLMVSEANHYTMFLGFARKYGEKKEVDTKWQQLLEYEGQIIANLGKSRTIHG is encoded by the coding sequence ATGCTAGGACTTAAATTACCAACAGACCCAAGATGGGTTAATATTGTTGAAAAAAATATAGAAGAAATATTAACCGATCATGCCTTTTGCGAGCAGAAAGCAACCAGTACTGCTATTTCTTTAATTGTAAGCTTTCCTGAATATACCGATTTGGTTCAAGAAATGACCGCTTTAGTTAAAGAAGAAATCAGTCATTTTAAAATGGTTCATGATATCATTATAAAACGTGGTTGGGTTTTAGGACGTGATAGACGTGATGATTATGTTATTGAGTTGCTTAAGTTTTTTCCTAAAGGCGGTAGTAGAACAACACAATTAGTACATAGGTTGCTTTATGCTGCTTTAATTGAAGCTAGAAGCTGTGAACGTTTCAGACTATTATCTGAAGAACTTGAAGATAAAGAATTAGCCACTTTTTATAGAAACCTTATGGTAAGCGAGGCCAACCACTACACTATGTTTTTAGGGTTTGCACGTAAGTATGGCGAAAAAAAAGAAGTTGACACCAAATGGCAACAACTTCTTGAATATGAGGGTCAAATAATAGCTAACTTAGGAAAAAGCAGGACGATACACGGTTAA